One window of the Archangium primigenium genome contains the following:
- a CDS encoding S46 family peptidase: MKKALLLLSLASAPVLAGEGKWTPQQVLELNPTELKKQGLQVPPQRLWDPKRGTGLLAGTVNVGGCSGAFISGTGLVITNHHCAFPIIQEHSTPERDLITQGFLATSRAEELPGKGARIQVPRAFTDVTARMLAAVPSGADDLARFQALEREEKTLIAECEKRPATRCILARFEGGLRYTLIDSVELTDSRLVYAPPRGVGEYGGETDNWTWPRHTGDFAILRAYTAPDGSAAAFNPQNVPYKAEFFFPLATEGVKPDDFVMVLGYPGITYRALLADEMAERLTRVYPRLIDLYGEVIRILEEEGAQDPAGKILLASNLKSLHNRYKNAGGQIAGITRGHLVDKQRATEEAVVAWARTRPAFAGALKAREELLSQGEQRARTFEREQLLDAMGLVSKGTAVSTRLTRSAVERAKPDLERQPEFMERELPRQRDWLEREQKNFFAPADKRVLLMLVRRAQALGPDSRIAAIDRAFGPTFSEKETAAKVEALYAGSKVFDLTERMKMVGETEAQLRARKDPLLDLGFDLSVELTALRTERERQQGAGSRLRPEWRRAFLAHAGKPVAPDANGSLRVSFAKVKGYAPRDGVLYTPQTTLAGLVEKNTGKVPFDVPEKVLRAAEARRHGPWKDARLGDVPVDFLSDADTTGGNSGSPTVNGKGQLVGVNFDRVWENVANDFGYNPDVARNVSVDVRYVLWLLDQVEDADALLRELGVRKGPAAQERR; the protein is encoded by the coding sequence ATGAAGAAGGCCCTCCTGTTGCTGTCCCTCGCGAGTGCCCCGGTCCTGGCCGGGGAAGGGAAGTGGACCCCCCAGCAGGTCCTCGAGCTCAACCCCACGGAGCTCAAGAAACAGGGGCTGCAGGTGCCGCCCCAGCGGCTGTGGGATCCCAAGCGGGGCACGGGCCTGCTCGCGGGCACGGTGAACGTGGGCGGGTGCTCGGGCGCCTTCATCTCTGGCACGGGCCTGGTCATCACCAACCACCACTGCGCCTTCCCCATCATCCAGGAGCACAGCACCCCCGAGCGCGACCTCATCACCCAGGGCTTCCTGGCGACGAGCCGCGCCGAGGAGCTGCCGGGCAAGGGCGCGCGCATCCAGGTGCCCCGGGCCTTCACGGACGTGACGGCGCGGATGCTGGCCGCCGTGCCCTCCGGGGCGGATGATCTCGCGCGCTTCCAGGCGCTCGAGCGCGAGGAGAAGACGCTCATCGCCGAGTGCGAGAAGCGTCCCGCCACGCGCTGCATCCTGGCGCGCTTCGAGGGCGGCCTGCGCTACACGCTCATCGACTCGGTGGAGCTGACCGACTCGCGGCTCGTGTACGCGCCCCCGCGCGGCGTGGGCGAGTACGGCGGGGAGACGGACAACTGGACGTGGCCCCGCCACACCGGGGACTTCGCCATCCTGCGCGCCTACACGGCGCCGGACGGCTCGGCCGCCGCGTTCAACCCCCAGAACGTGCCCTACAAGGCCGAGTTCTTCTTCCCCCTGGCCACCGAGGGCGTCAAGCCGGACGACTTCGTGATGGTGCTCGGCTACCCCGGCATCACCTACCGGGCCCTGCTCGCCGACGAGATGGCCGAGCGGCTCACGCGCGTCTACCCGCGCCTCATCGACCTGTACGGCGAGGTCATCCGCATCCTGGAGGAGGAGGGCGCCCAGGATCCCGCCGGGAAGATCCTCCTGGCCTCCAACCTCAAGAGCCTGCACAACCGCTACAAGAACGCGGGCGGGCAGATCGCCGGCATCACCCGCGGCCACCTCGTGGACAAGCAGCGCGCCACCGAGGAGGCCGTGGTGGCCTGGGCCCGCACGCGGCCCGCCTTCGCCGGGGCGCTTAAGGCCCGCGAGGAATTGCTGTCCCAGGGCGAGCAGCGCGCCCGGACGTTCGAGCGCGAGCAGCTGCTCGACGCGATGGGCCTGGTCTCCAAGGGCACGGCCGTGTCCACGCGCCTGACGCGCTCGGCGGTGGAGCGGGCCAAGCCGGACCTCGAGCGTCAGCCGGAGTTCATGGAGCGCGAGCTGCCCCGGCAGCGCGACTGGCTGGAGCGCGAGCAGAAGAACTTCTTCGCCCCGGCGGACAAGCGCGTGCTGCTCATGCTCGTGCGGCGGGCCCAGGCGCTCGGGCCCGACTCGCGCATCGCGGCGATCGACCGCGCCTTCGGCCCCACGTTCTCGGAGAAGGAGACGGCCGCCAAGGTGGAGGCCCTGTACGCGGGCTCGAAGGTGTTCGACCTGACCGAGCGCATGAAGATGGTTGGCGAGACGGAGGCGCAGCTGCGCGCCCGGAAGGATCCCCTGCTGGACCTGGGCTTCGACCTGTCCGTGGAGCTCACGGCGCTGCGCACGGAGCGCGAGCGGCAGCAGGGCGCGGGCTCGCGGCTGCGGCCCGAGTGGCGCCGGGCCTTCCTCGCGCACGCGGGCAAGCCCGTGGCGCCGGACGCCAACGGCTCGCTGCGGGTGTCCTTCGCCAAGGTGAAGGGCTACGCCCCGCGCGACGGCGTCCTCTACACGCCGCAGACGACGCTCGCGGGCCTGGTGGAGAAGAACACGGGCAAGGTGCCCTTCGACGTGCCGGAGAAGGTGCTCCGCGCGGCCGAGGCCCGGCGCCACGGCCCCTGGAAGGACGCGCGGCTCGGGGACGTGCCGGTGGACTTCCTGTCCGACGCGGACACCACGGGCGGCAACTCGGGCAGCCCCACGGTCAACGGCAAGGGCCAGCTCGTGGGCGTCAACTTCGACCGCGTCTGGGAGAACGTGGCCAACGACTTCGGCTACAACCCGGACGTGGCGCGCAACGTGAGCGTGGACGTGCGCTACGTGCTGTGGCTGTTGGATCAGGTCGAGGACGCGGATGCCCTCCTGCGCGAGCTGGGCGTGCGCAAGGGGCCCGCGGCCCAGGAGCGGCGCTGA